A part of Oceaniferula flava genomic DNA contains:
- a CDS encoding phytoene desaturase family protein produces the protein MQTSKVSIIGAGLGGLSAAISLRAAGYEVDVFEKNAQIGGKLNVMEMDGFTFDLGPSIFTLPQFFEQLFARAGKKMEDYVQLDAVTPHWRNFFEHKETIDLYQESDLMKSELSKLPGDPDKHWQELQDFLQYGRDQYEIVNSGYFDKGLDNLWEFIRHYGFSLLGGKIDYRNTMSESIHQRLTDPQLRTIFEYFIKYVGSSALDSPGYMNLMPIIQFDYGLWYVRGGMYNLAKGLGKLMEEMGVKVHLNADVAAIEKEGKKVSGIRLADGSVHASDIVVSNMEVIPTYKNLLHETEKFTKKLEKFAPACSGIVLHLGTNKKFPQLAHHNFFYSENQHKHFDTVFHKHQIPEDPTLYVVAPTRTDPSKAPEGCDNIKILPHIPPLQDGSGITHEDYVALKDRCIDKMERCGITALRESIVTEDLLTPLDIERMYRSNQGSIYGVVTDWKKNHGFKAPKTSSKYQNLYFTGGSTNPGGGMPMVILSGQNCADRIIKRHPIS, from the coding sequence ATGCAGACATCCAAAGTCTCGATTATTGGAGCGGGCCTTGGCGGTCTGTCCGCCGCCATCTCACTTCGGGCAGCCGGCTATGAGGTCGATGTCTTCGAGAAAAACGCCCAGATCGGCGGCAAGTTGAACGTGATGGAAATGGACGGCTTCACCTTCGACCTCGGACCGTCGATTTTCACCCTGCCGCAGTTTTTCGAACAGCTCTTCGCGCGTGCTGGCAAGAAGATGGAGGACTATGTACAGCTCGATGCGGTGACCCCGCACTGGCGGAATTTTTTCGAACACAAGGAAACCATCGACCTCTATCAGGAGTCAGATTTGATGAAGTCCGAGCTGAGCAAATTGCCAGGCGATCCAGACAAGCACTGGCAAGAACTCCAGGATTTTCTGCAATACGGCAGAGACCAATATGAAATCGTCAACAGCGGTTACTTCGACAAAGGCCTCGACAACCTCTGGGAGTTCATCCGCCACTACGGCTTCAGTTTGTTAGGTGGGAAAATTGATTACCGCAATACGATGTCGGAGTCGATTCACCAACGGCTGACCGATCCCCAACTGCGCACCATCTTCGAGTATTTCATCAAATACGTCGGCTCCTCCGCGCTCGATTCCCCCGGCTACATGAATCTGATGCCGATCATCCAGTTCGACTACGGCCTGTGGTATGTCCGCGGCGGCATGTACAATCTGGCCAAGGGACTCGGAAAGCTGATGGAAGAAATGGGCGTAAAGGTCCACCTGAACGCTGACGTAGCTGCCATTGAAAAGGAGGGCAAAAAAGTCAGCGGCATTCGTCTAGCCGATGGCAGCGTGCACGCCAGTGACATCGTAGTCAGCAACATGGAGGTCATCCCCACCTACAAAAATCTCCTGCACGAAACAGAGAAGTTCACCAAGAAGTTAGAAAAGTTCGCCCCGGCCTGCTCAGGCATCGTCTTGCACCTCGGCACCAACAAAAAGTTTCCCCAGCTCGCGCACCACAACTTTTTCTACTCCGAGAATCAGCACAAACACTTCGATACCGTTTTCCACAAACACCAGATTCCCGAGGACCCCACGCTCTATGTGGTCGCCCCCACGCGAACCGATCCCAGCAAAGCACCCGAAGGCTGCGACAACATTAAGATCCTGCCCCACATCCCACCGCTACAAGATGGCTCCGGCATCACCCACGAGGACTACGTGGCGCTGAAAGACCGCTGCATCGATAAGATGGAGCGCTGCGGCATCACCGCCCTGCGCGAGAGCATCGTCACCGAGGACCTGCTGACACCGCTGGATATTGAAAGGATGTATCGCTCGAACCAAGGTTCCATCTACGGCGTCGTCACCGATTGGAAAAAGAACCACGGATTCAAGGCTCCCAAAACCAGCAGCAAGTATCAAAACCTCTACTTCACCGGCGGCAGCACCAACCCGGGCGGAGGCATGCCGATGGTGATTCTGTCAGGCCAGAACTGCGCCGATCGCATCATCAAACGCCACCCCATCAGCTGA
- a CDS encoding aldehyde dehydrogenase family protein has product MAKDKTEDKIDELLERQKTFFTDGGTRSYVFRIEALECLENQLTDHRDDILQALADDLGKPGMEAFVAEYHFLLEELRLIKKSLRKWLKPKRVSSAFYLHPCRSEIRNEPFGAALIMAPWNYPIQLSFSPLMAAIAAGNTVVLKPSEVSTACEKLIVKIVQQSFSPEHVAVVTGDADVAEALLERPFDFFFFTGSTAIGRIVASKAVEQLAPCVLELGGKCPAVVDQSADLEVAALRILTGKFFNGGQTCFAPDFIAVHDSVKDQLIEEIRKVLDAVRWNGEMAHVINSRQYDRLKKLTDGVANMIQQGDDREASLEMAPRVMPDVGWEDEVMEEEIFGPILPVVRFQSEAELIQRLSNYGSPLALYLFTNSDSFTQKMTTAIRSGGVCVNDTMKQGAHLKLPFGGVGESGYGRYRGRSGLETFTYQRGVVKKPTWGPDWFDPRPPYGDKLKWLKRFLR; this is encoded by the coding sequence GTGGCTAAAGATAAAACGGAGGATAAGATTGATGAGTTGCTAGAGCGTCAGAAAACGTTTTTTACCGATGGCGGAACGCGATCTTATGTATTCCGAATTGAAGCCTTGGAGTGCCTAGAAAATCAGCTGACGGATCACCGGGATGATATTCTTCAGGCGCTGGCGGATGATCTTGGCAAGCCGGGGATGGAGGCATTTGTAGCGGAGTATCACTTTCTCTTGGAAGAGCTACGGTTGATTAAAAAGTCGCTGCGGAAATGGCTGAAACCGAAGCGTGTTAGCAGCGCGTTCTACCTCCATCCTTGTCGATCCGAAATTCGCAACGAGCCGTTTGGTGCTGCGTTGATCATGGCTCCATGGAATTACCCGATCCAACTTTCCTTCAGCCCCCTCATGGCCGCGATTGCCGCTGGAAATACCGTGGTGCTCAAGCCTTCTGAGGTGAGCACCGCTTGCGAAAAGCTGATCGTGAAGATCGTGCAGCAAAGTTTTTCACCGGAACATGTGGCGGTGGTCACTGGTGATGCGGATGTGGCGGAGGCATTGCTGGAGCGGCCGTTCGACTTTTTCTTCTTCACCGGAAGCACCGCGATCGGGCGCATTGTGGCGAGCAAGGCAGTCGAGCAGTTAGCGCCCTGCGTGCTTGAACTCGGTGGCAAATGCCCGGCGGTGGTGGATCAGAGTGCCGACCTGGAAGTGGCGGCTCTGAGGATTCTAACGGGTAAATTTTTCAACGGTGGTCAGACCTGTTTCGCGCCGGACTTCATCGCGGTGCACGATTCCGTCAAAGATCAGCTGATCGAGGAAATCCGCAAGGTGCTTGATGCGGTGCGCTGGAATGGCGAGATGGCGCATGTGATTAACAGCAGGCAGTATGACCGACTCAAAAAGCTCACGGATGGCGTCGCCAATATGATCCAGCAGGGAGATGACCGTGAGGCATCGCTCGAAATGGCACCCCGTGTGATGCCCGATGTTGGCTGGGAGGACGAGGTGATGGAAGAGGAAATCTTTGGGCCGATTCTGCCGGTTGTTCGTTTTCAATCGGAAGCCGAACTGATTCAGCGGCTCTCCAACTACGGCTCGCCCTTGGCCCTATATTTATTTACTAACAGTGATTCCTTCACGCAGAAAATGACCACGGCGATTCGTTCTGGTGGTGTCTGTGTCAATGACACGATGAAACAAGGCGCGCATTTGAAGCTGCCATTTGGTGGAGTGGGGGAAAGCGGATATGGTCGCTATCGTGGTCGGTCAGGACTGGAAACTTTCACCTATCAGCGCGGCGTGGTGAAGAAACCGACATGGGGGCCGGATTGGTTCGATCCGCGGCCACCCTATGGCGATAAGCTCAAGTGGCTGAAGCGCTTTTTGCGCTGA
- a CDS encoding SRPBCC family protein produces MAIHHLHREQLLDCSMAEAWEFFSTPRNLDRLTPKSVGFKITHCASETMHQGQIIAYKIKVAPMIWVSWLTEISQVENRVMFVDSQLSGPYKVWHHTHRFQENENGVMMTDDVAYVMPFGILGELVHALFVKRQLTHIFDERRRLVAEVFSAKSASAT; encoded by the coding sequence ATGGCCATTCACCATTTACACCGTGAGCAGCTCTTGGACTGCTCCATGGCTGAGGCGTGGGAGTTTTTTTCCACACCCCGCAACCTCGACCGCCTCACGCCGAAGTCCGTGGGGTTCAAAATCACCCACTGCGCCTCCGAAACCATGCATCAAGGGCAGATCATCGCCTACAAAATCAAAGTCGCTCCGATGATTTGGGTGAGCTGGTTGACCGAAATCAGTCAGGTGGAGAATCGCGTGATGTTTGTCGATTCCCAACTCTCCGGCCCCTACAAGGTTTGGCACCACACCCATCGCTTTCAGGAAAATGAAAACGGCGTGATGATGACCGATGATGTCGCCTACGTGATGCCCTTTGGTATCCTCGGCGAGCTGGTGCACGCGCTCTTTGTCAAACGTCAGCTGACCCACATTTTCGACGAACGCCGCCGGCTCGTGGCCGAGGTCTTCAGCGCAAAAAGCGCTTCAGCCACTTGA
- a CDS encoding phytoene desaturase family protein produces MNKKILIIGAGPGGLTSGMILAHRGYDVTIVEKSSVIGGRNAPIQAGDYTFDTGPTFLHQKFTLDEVFAETGRDSADYMDFVKLDPMTTLSWGDVSLETSYDQEKMKQNIEQAFPGESANYDRFMRDHAEKLKKIFPCLLSPYNKISSYFRSHMLKALPYVATTKSVMDVLDEYFSNDDLKLAFTFQAKYLGMSPWTCPALFSILAYIEYAHGIYHVQGGLSNISAGMAKAFEEEGGKIMLNTEVTEIHYDGDRATKISLANGEQMTCDDLIVNADYAHARGTIFGKRNESEESLRKKKYSCSTYMLYLGLDTLYQDEPHHHVIFADNYHQNLRDIQDEVKVSDDMSIYVRNSSVTDPTVAPVGHSQIYILVPTINTRNGHSWEETQAEYRDKVLDRIIERTGMKDLREHIVEERCITPQGWENTDIFLGATFNLAHTMDQMLYLRPQNKMKEFDNIYLVGGGTHPGSGLPTIYESARISANMICEANGEKPDRVDFATAILEGAVAG; encoded by the coding sequence ATGAATAAAAAAATCCTCATCATCGGCGCTGGGCCGGGCGGACTGACGAGCGGCATGATCCTGGCCCATCGCGGATACGACGTCACCATCGTGGAAAAATCCTCCGTGATTGGTGGTCGGAATGCGCCCATTCAGGCTGGCGATTACACCTTCGATACCGGCCCCACCTTTCTCCATCAGAAGTTCACCCTGGATGAGGTCTTTGCCGAAACCGGCCGGGATTCCGCCGATTACATGGACTTCGTCAAACTCGATCCCATGACCACCCTGAGCTGGGGAGATGTTTCTCTGGAAACCAGCTACGACCAGGAAAAGATGAAGCAGAATATCGAGCAGGCGTTCCCCGGCGAATCGGCGAACTACGATCGCTTCATGCGCGACCACGCGGAGAAGCTGAAGAAGATCTTCCCCTGCTTGCTCAGCCCATACAACAAGATCTCGAGCTACTTCCGCTCACACATGCTGAAGGCGCTCCCCTACGTCGCCACCACCAAGTCAGTGATGGACGTGTTAGATGAGTATTTTTCAAACGACGACCTCAAACTCGCCTTCACCTTCCAGGCAAAATACCTCGGCATGTCGCCGTGGACCTGCCCCGCCCTGTTCAGTATCCTCGCTTATATCGAATACGCCCACGGCATCTATCACGTGCAAGGTGGTCTGTCTAACATATCCGCCGGCATGGCCAAGGCCTTCGAGGAGGAAGGTGGGAAAATCATGCTCAACACCGAGGTCACCGAGATTCATTATGACGGTGATCGCGCGACCAAAATCTCACTGGCAAACGGCGAGCAAATGACCTGTGACGACCTGATCGTCAACGCCGACTACGCCCACGCCCGTGGCACCATCTTTGGCAAGCGCAACGAATCCGAGGAGTCGCTGCGTAAGAAAAAATACTCCTGCTCCACCTACATGCTCTACCTCGGTCTGGACACCCTTTACCAAGACGAACCGCACCACCACGTCATCTTTGCCGACAACTACCACCAGAACCTACGCGACATCCAAGACGAGGTGAAAGTCTCCGATGACATGTCGATCTACGTCCGGAACTCCAGCGTCACCGACCCCACCGTCGCCCCCGTCGGCCACTCGCAGATCTACATTCTAGTGCCCACTATCAACACCCGGAACGGTCACTCGTGGGAAGAAACTCAGGCTGAATACCGCGACAAGGTGCTCGATAGAATCATCGAACGCACCGGCATGAAGGACCTCCGTGAGCACATTGTGGAAGAGCGCTGCATCACTCCGCAGGGCTGGGAAAATACAGACATCTTCCTCGGCGCCACCTTTAACCTCGCCCACACGATGGACCAGATGCTCTACCTCAGACCGCAGAACAAGATGAAGGAGTTCGATAACATTTACCTCGTCGGCGGAGGCACGCACCCTGGCAGCGGACTGCCGACGATTTACGAAAGTGCCCGTATTTCCGCAAACATGATCTGCGAGGCCAATGGGGAAAAACCCGACCGTGTCGACTTCGCCACCGCCATCCTCGAAGGTGCCGTCGCCGGCTAA